GACAACAGTCGCTCTTTTATTATCCCCCCACCCAGTGCCTGACGAAATAGTTATTACAATTGAGCCGAAGTTAAGGCTTGTTATACCCATCTAAAAATTTCACGAATGTCTTTCTGTACGTACAAGGAAGAAAAATTCAGGTGAATTCCACGTAATGAATCATCCTATATCTTTTGTATTCTCTCCCAAAATTCTTTAAAACGTTGTTCAATTACAGGTTCAATCAAGTCATAATTTTCCCATGTATTAGCAACATGATAAAATGTAAGTCCAACTCCTTGAAAGGTATGGACATAGTCTTCGGCTGTATAAATGTCCTTTTGAATATTCAAATATTCATTGACGAATGGTTTAATCCCATCTGCAAGTTCTTGGGTTGAAAACACGCCGTCCAGACATTTCCGATAGAATTCAGCACCCGTAAGCTGCTTCTGCTTTACTTTCTCTATTTCAGTAGCGAACTGATGCTCTATTTCCTCTGAAAACCAATTATTATTAATTAACCAAGTGATGAACATGCCCGTAGCGGTGTAAGCAGCATCTTTTGTTAAATCCTCCGGGAAATCCCCTTCATAGTGCCACTTCGCTTTATCTAATACACGATCCTCAGGAATCATTATTGCATCTAGAATCGATTCAGGCTCTTCGATATATCCTTTCGCTTGGTATTCCAGAGACAATTGCTCAAGCTGATAAAGCGCTTCTTCCATTGGATATTGTTGATACACCGCATTCGTGGTTTTTTTCCGTAATGTTAACCGGCCTTTCACGATATTTAAAATATGTAGATCTGACGAAGTCTCCGTGATCATCAAATGAATATATTGTTTATAATTTTTGCTCGGTTTTGTAAGCAATATTCTCTTCGGATTCAATTCTCTTTCCTCCTTATACATTTCATAAACGGGATCGGCAAATTACAAGTTCCCTTTAATCGCAATTTCATCGACATGCTCTAGCGTTGCTTTCCCCCACCGACTTACATAATCTATAAATGAATTAATTAGAAAATACTTATACTCTGCCCCAAAATTCATCAAGCATTTTCTTGGTTTCTTCTGGTGACCGAAGTTGGACAGAATTCCCTTTTTCATTTATCGTAAAATGTCCTTTGAAAGCATCTGGCATTGCATTGTATTGTTTTTCTTCTTGTGTATATGCCTGAATAAAACAAGCGTATCCAAATCTATTTACTAAATACGGTAACCCAAAAGCAGAACGAATCAACTCATATTCTTGATAGTTATATGGTGTATTTTCAGGACGCTTCATCAGAATCTCTATAAACTTAGACATCAGTTTCTCTACTTCTTTTTCAGTGGCATGATTCGCGTATCCTCGGATTGCAGTCAATCTCATATCTAGATAGCGTTCTTTTTTAAAGGCTTTGAAGAAAAAATCCTTTAAATCAATATCCTCACAAAACACAAGTGACATCATTATCGTGTTACGAATGTACAATTTTTTTGCTAAAGAATATAGTTCTGTTAAAAATTCAACATCTGCACTTGACAACGCTATGGTCTTGCATTTTTCTAGCAGCTGTTGGAAATCAATTTTATTTTCAAATCCCTTTTTTTGAGACATTTTCTTGAGCTCTTCAACTACGTCTGACATTTGATGTATTCCTCCATAATAAAATTGTTCTACGTAATCATTTTACAGCATATCCAAAGAACAAGATTTGGAGCGTGGGAGGCTTGCAAGTACAACATCCGTTCGTTATTGAAAGTGATGCTCCCTGTATATATTCAAGAATTAAAATAGTACCATAGCGGACGCTAACACAAAAAAGGGGTTCGCCACCCCTCTTTACTATTTCCGCCGGAGGGATCGAGAGCAAAGACTTTATTATAACTGAGTCGGGTTGGATAGTAGTGACTTTATTATTAATGCTACAAGTTTATTGTGGGGCTACACTGCTTCACCAACAGTGACAACACTCCACATGTGTGGTCCTAGGAACAGGTATACAGTCTCCCCTTGCATTTCCTTGCGGCTTTTTTAAATTTGTCATCTTCCCTTTCACAGCATTATGAAACCCGTTATTGTTTCGACACCAACAATAAAGCACAATCAGGAGACATTTTTGCGTTTCAGAATATGATAGACATTACTGAACATGCCCGACAGAATACCGGCAATCGGGAATACGGCCCAATTGACATCCCAGCGCTGATAAACAAAGCCCGTGAACAAGAAGATCACTGTCGCCAATGGCCACAAAATTGCTCCCACAGCTCCCATAAATCGATTTTCTTCCTTCTTCAGTGCAGTGATTTCCATCTCCTCTAGCAGCTTCGTATATGCACCTTGAATGTTTCCATAATAGATGAACAGGAACACTGCCACTGCAGCGATCAGTAGGAAGGCCGAGACTCCATAAGGAGCGAAGTCATCATTGACAAATGAAGTTGCGAAGATAAAAGCTAATGACAACACGCATATGCAAACTCCAGTAATCAGAGAAAGGCGATAAGTCGGAGCGAAAAGGGCTTGACTGCGTTGAAGTGACGCTTTTAGAGCATAAGGTAGTTGAAAGCCTTTCTCCAGACTTTTGAAGCGCTCAAGCTTCATTCCACTATGGATGAACATCCCCACTGCCACGGCAACCAGCACGCACATACCAACCAGCCCTAACATCGAACCTTTATCAGCCACAATAGCATTTTTATATTCAAACAGTGTATCAAGACCAATCAGAAGCGCAACCCCACATGCGCAGAGAAAAACACCGATACCGGTCCATAACCCCGAGCTACGTCTGGCAGCCACATAAGTGTAAGCCTCTTCTTCTGTCAGAACATGCACATTTACAACCTGCTCCGATTCGACAGGATGGATGCCGAGCTCAGCAGTCAACTCTTCAATATTACCGAATTCCGAAATGACAATGCCGATCGCTTCATTCTCCGACTTGCCATCACGCTTCAACTCCTGATACTTCTCTTCCATCCCGGACAGCAGCTCCTGCTTCAGATGCTCCAGTTCCGGGGTTTTTGGCAGACCAGTGAACATATTATCCAGATATACTATAATCGTCTCCATGTACTATCACCACTCCCTGATAAATTGGTTAACAACCTCCTGTGTGACCTTCCATTCCTCACATTTCTCCTTGTAATAGGCGAGACCTAGCGGAGTAATCCGGTAATACGTGCGCCGCTTGCCAAGACTCTCATCCTGGAAAAAGGATTCAATGTAACCGTTCTTCTCTAACCGGGTAAAAGCGGAATACAATGTTGTCTCCTTCATAACGTACTTCTCCTGCGTCACCTTCCTGATATTTTTGGAAATTTCATACCCATAGGATTCTCCATCCAACAGCATGTAGAGGATCAGCGTATCATTGTAGCCACGTATAACATCACTGCTGATCAAAAATGGTATACCTCCTCGATTACTTCATCTGTCGTAGTAGTTGCAGTATAACATAATTACTACGACAGATGAAGTAGTTTAGGGAAAAATAGGCAAAAAAAGTCTAATCCATGTCTTGATGCGGATGAGCTTGCTTTTTGTGACCGTAATTGATATCATTTACGGCTTTATACCATAGCAAAAAGACGCTATCGTCGGATAATCCATAAATAGCGTCTTTTCTTAATTTATGTGCAGGACATATAAGGTTTATTATGCATTCAAATCCGCCATTGCTGGAATATGAATTTCTTTGACACAGGAAGCTCTAGAGAGGTTAACGATACATTTCACAATGGAGACAATATCCTGAACAGGAATTCTTGTGCCACTATATGCTGCAATCGCTTTTTCCGCGCCATCCTCATAAGGAATTTCTGCTGCCAGCTCACCCGGATTCACACAAGTAACTGCAATGCCATCCTTACGAACATGCTCACGCAAAGCATGAGTAATGCCACGTAGACCGAACTTGGAAGCTACAAATGATACCTGGGCATTATTGGTATGGTCAAGTCCTGCTGTCGAGCCAATTAGAATAATTTTTCCTGCTTCCGATTGGCGAAGATTAGGCAGTACAGCCTGTATGCAGGTAATTGTTGAAGTTATATTCACATTAATAATGTTGGCAATGTCAGTCGCCTCATCCTTGTCAAACGTATAGTGATCCTCAAAACCTTCTTTCTCCCAAATACCCACGTTATAAACTAGAACATCAATCTTCTCCGTTTGAATGCCCTTTGATAAGACTTGTGCGGCATCTGGCTGCGATAGATCTACTGCAATCCATATCCGCTGTATGCCATCATTAAGATCCAGACTGCCCGGCCTGCTTCTGGAAACGATCCACACTTGATCACCATACTCAGGCAAACCTTTCACAAATGCATCTCCCAGACCTTTACTTGCCCCCAAAATTAGATAGTTTCTCATACTGTCGCCCTTTCCCGTGTTTACCATTCTATTTTTATATCATATTACCATCGAAGGACATGAAGAAGTAGGGTTAGAAGTCGGAGTTAGGCAATTAACTTTTAAAAAGCCACTACCATGGAGTAATCCATAGATAGTGGCTTTTGTTCAATTATGTCCGGCGCATATAAGCACGAACCGTGATTGGTGCAAAGATTGCGACGATGATCGCTGCCCCGATCAGAGAAATTGCAAAGTCCCAACCTACGGTTCCAAAGTTAGTAAGTTGTCGTACTGCAGAAACGAGATGTGAGATTGGATTGACTTTAACAAACCATTGTAACCAGTTAGGCAGCGTGTCGACAGGCACGAAGGCATTAGATAGAAACGTAAGTAGGAACAACACAATCATCGATATCCCCTGTACACTAGAGGCAGTCCGGGCAATCACACCGAAGAAAGCGAAGATCCAGCTAATCGACCAAGCACAGACAATAACAAGAAGTGCAGCGATTGCGACATGTTCCAGACCACCATCAGGACGGTAACCCATAATGTAGCCCATGACAAAAGTAAGTACAGTAGCAATCGTATATCTAATCGTGTCAGCCAACAAGGCTCCCGCTAACGGAGCTATACGAGCAATTGGCAGTGACTTGAATCGGTCAAACACGCCTTTATCCATGTCCTCACGTAATTGGACGCCAGTAACGATTGAGGTAGTAATGACTGTCTGCACAAGAATACCGGGGATAATAACAAGCAAATAACTTACCACGTCACCAGATATAGCCCCTCCAAAGATATAGGTAAACATCAGCGTGAAAATAATTGGCTGAAGCGCAACATCGAACAATTGCTCAGGGGTACGTCGAATTTTCAGTATCCCACGATAAGCCATCGTTAACGAGTTGCGTACGGATTGCCGGAAACTCGTATGGTTTTTCAATTGGCGGTTAACACCCGAATTTATTGTAGTAGTTCTCATACTCTTGCTGCCTCCTTAATGTTTGACGCTTGGGACGCTGGTAACGCATCATCCGTAGCAGCATGACCAGTAATCGTTAGGAATACTTCATCAAGCGTCGGTTTCTGCACACTCATCTCAGCCAAGAGGATACCTTCCTCGCGAAGAGCAATCAGTAGGTCTGTAACTATGTCGGCGTTCGCCATCGGTGCAGTTATTTTCCCAGTTTCGTACGATACCACGGACTGAATTTGGAGCACATGTTCCACGCGCTGACGAGCTAGTTCAATATCTTTTAGATTTTGAACTTTCAAGTATAGTGATGTGGTACCCACTGACGCTTTCAGATCATCGGCGGTGCCCTCTGCAACGACTTGCCCACGATCGATAACTGCGATCCGATCTGCCAGTTGATCTGCCTCTTCAAGGTACTGTGTAGTTAGAAGAACCGTTGACCCCGTATTCACCAACCGGCGAATGGTAACCCACATTTGTGAGCGGGTCCGAGGATCAAGCCCTGTAGTTGGTTCATCTAGGAAGATTAACGGTGGTTGTGCAATAAGACTAGCTGCCAAATCCAGACGACGACGCATTCCGCCAGAGAAATTTCGAAGGGGCCGTTTAGCCGCCTCAGTCAAACCAAACTCTTCCAGTAATTCTGTTGCTTTTTGCCGCGACTCTGCGCGCCCAAGCCCTAATAGCCGAGAGAAGATAATAAGATTCTCTGTAGCACTTAATGACTCATCGACTGAGGCATATTGTCCTGTCATACCAATTAATTGTCGAACAATCTGCGATTCCTTCACCACATCGTGCCCGAAGATTCGCGCTGAACCTGCATCGGGGCGAAGTAAGGTTGCCAGCATCCGAATGACGGTAGTCTTTCCTGCTCCATTCGGACCAAGGACTCCATAGATCGTACCTGCTTTCACGTTCAAATTCACGCCATCCACCGCGCGATTGTCACCAAAGGTTTTAACCAGGCCACGTGCCTCGACGGCCCAATCGTCATGGTCTGGTGTTAGGATCTTATTTTTTACATGCACCATTGTAATTCCTCCAACGTTTCAGATTATATTGTGATAATAAGCGCCATTTATAAACTGAATTTAAACGAAGGTTTAAACAGCGTTAAACATTTTCAATTATCCATTTTCTAGAAAAAAAACAAAAAAACCACATTCAATGAACGTGGCTAATCTAACTGATTATAATTGCTGACTGACTAAATAATAATACAGGCCTTTTGCCTGCAAAAGTTCTTCATGGGTTCCGCTTTCCACAACTACGCCTTGATCTAGCACAATGATACGATCCGCATGCTTAACTGTACTTAATCGATGCGCGATAATTAACGTGGTTCTATTTTTATTCATAAGATCCATATTATTCTGAATTTTCTGTTCCGACTCCGTGTCTAGTGCGCTCGTTGCTTCATCAAACACCAATAATGGAGGATTACCAAGTAATGCTCGTGCAATCGCGATTCTTTGAGCTTGCCCACCAGATAATCTAATTCCACTTTCACCAATCAACGTATCATAACGAAGCGGAAGCTCATTAATGAAATCATGAGCGCCCGCTAACATCGCAGAGGCTTCAACTTCACTAAAAGCGACATCCTGCTGTCCTAAAGCAATATTCTCAAGAATCGTCCCCCGAAAAATCACTGTATCTTGCTGCACTACCCCAATCTTTTGGCATAAAGAAATTGCATCTATGGTTCGCAGTTCATGTCCATCCACACGTATCGTTCCACTTGAAGGGGAATACAAATTCAATAATAGATTCGCAATCGTTGATTTCCCCGATCCACTTCGTCCTACTAATGCAACAGTTTGGCCCGCCTTGATCTCTAAGTTAACGTTCTGCAGAATATTCTTCCCATCCACCTCATAACGGAAGGTAACATTTTCAAAAGAAACATGACCTTTCACATTCACAAGTGTTCTAAGCTGCGATTGCTCTGACTGCTCTAGCCGAGATTGAAATACATCATCTAATCTTTCCATAGAAATACGTGCTTCCATCAGATCATCGAGCATGTGAATAATATAAGAGATCGACTGAGTTACCGTTGATAAAAATACAGTAAAAGCTACCAGTTCCCCTGCGGACATATCGCCTTGAAGTACATAACGGGAGCTAAAATACAAAACTGAATCGTTCCTAGCGTACGAATCCACTCTCCACCTGTTGCGCAATGGCTGGAAGCTGGATATCGGATAGATTCGCGAGTGTTGCTCTTATCCCCTCTGCTTCAAATCCAAGAGATTGTGCACTTTCCATCAAGTCTTGGAGTGAGGTTCCTGATTTGCATATTGGACTTGATATGATTAATTGGAACAGATACACCGTAATATTTGCATATCATACTTAAGCAGGTGGGACCACAGTCCATTTCACTTTGCTGCAGAATAAAGGGGAACTTTCGCCAAGGTTTTGCAGGCTTAGATTTGATCCGTCCCTCTATGGCTGATTTGACCATCGAAGTAGATTCGCTTGGTTCCATAGGTGGCTCTGAGAAATCTTCAGATTTCTGATCGAGGAGATTACTGTCACTGTAATTCGAAGCTATCCGAAGGATCGCTTCCTTAATTTTCGGATAATCGCTTATAAGATGATCAAAATCTTCTTTGGAAAGACGAAAAAGTGTTGCGTTCTCTACCGTTCTAACCGTAGCTTTACGAGGTTCTCCTTTTAGCAGAGCTAATTCTCCGAAAAAATCACCAGCTTGCAGCTTATTTAGCAATACCCCATGGCTTTCACTTACCACTTTTACTTGACCAGATCTTAATATGTAAAATGCGTCCCCTGGCTCGCCCTCTGTTACAACTGACACTCCAGCTGAGTATTCGCAAATTGTAATTTTATCGAGCAGTGAACGAAGCACCTGATATTCTATGTTAGAAAAAATAGTAGAGCCTTTCAAAAAATACGCATCGCATCAGAAGCCATATATTGATTCTTATATATGCTTAGCTCGGGGCGCGTCTCCAGCATTTGAATAAAATCTTCCTTGGAAAGCTTAAACAGTTGAAGCTCAGTGGAGGCTCTAATGGTAATGTCCGTACAGACACAACTTCACTTCTGGTTGACTGCCTTCTTGATTAACTTTTTCTGACATTAAATTTACTTCCAATAGTTTAATTTTAGACTAAAGGGAATCATGATATTTAACAAGCAACTAAAGTTGTTATTCAAAAGTTTCCATGTACAAACCACCTAACCACCTATGGCTGGCATCAATCGTATAGCTTAATTTCCATTATATCAAAATAAAAAAACGAGAAGCGCGATTTCACGCCTCCCGGTTTATCACTTTTCATCTAAATCTGCCTCAACATATTCTTTGAGCGCAGACAATTTATTGGCCCAGTATTGTTCAAAAAAGGTAAGCCAATCCTGTAGCTCCAGCAAAGGCTCTGGCTGTAGCTTGTACCGAGTCTCCCGACCGACCTTTTGACTACTAACAAGTTGTGCATCGAACAAAACCTGTAGATGCTTATTCACAGCGGTTCGACTGATCGGATAGCATTCCGTA
The window above is part of the Paenibacillus sp. FSL K6-0276 genome. Proteins encoded here:
- a CDS encoding permease prefix domain 1-containing protein translates to METIIVYLDNMFTGLPKTPELEHLKQELLSGMEEKYQELKRDGKSENEAIGIVISEFGNIEELTAELGIHPVESEQVVNVHVLTEEEAYTYVAARRSSGLWTGIGVFLCACGVALLIGLDTLFEYKNAIVADKGSMLGLVGMCVLVAVAVGMFIHSGMKLERFKSLEKGFQLPYALKASLQRSQALFAPTYRLSLITGVCICVLSLAFIFATSFVNDDFAPYGVSAFLLIAAVAVFLFIYYGNIQGAYTKLLEEMEITALKKEENRFMGAVGAILWPLATVIFLFTGFVYQRWDVNWAVFPIAGILSGMFSNVYHILKRKNVS
- a CDS encoding PadR family transcriptional regulator, producing MISSDVIRGYNDTLILYMLLDGESYGYEISKNIRKVTQEKYVMKETTLYSAFTRLEKNGYIESFFQDESLGKRRTYYRITPLGLAYYKEKCEEWKVTQEVVNQFIREW
- a CDS encoding SDR family NAD(P)-dependent oxidoreductase; protein product: MRNYLILGASKGLGDAFVKGLPEYGDQVWIVSRSRPGSLDLNDGIQRIWIAVDLSQPDAAQVLSKGIQTEKIDVLVYNVGIWEKEGFEDHYTFDKDEATDIANIINVNITSTITCIQAVLPNLRQSEAGKIILIGSTAGLDHTNNAQVSFVASKFGLRGITHALREHVRKDGIAVTCVNPGELAAEIPYEDGAEKAIAAYSGTRIPVQDIVSIVKCIVNLSRASCVKEIHIPAMADLNA
- a CDS encoding ABC transporter permease, encoding MRTTTINSGVNRQLKNHTSFRQSVRNSLTMAYRGILKIRRTPEQLFDVALQPIIFTLMFTYIFGGAISGDVVSYLLVIIPGILVQTVITTSIVTGVQLREDMDKGVFDRFKSLPIARIAPLAGALLADTIRYTIATVLTFVMGYIMGYRPDGGLEHVAIAALLVIVCAWSISWIFAFFGVIARTASSVQGISMIVLFLLTFLSNAFVPVDTLPNWLQWFVKVNPISHLVSAVRQLTNFGTVGWDFAISLIGAAIIVAIFAPITVRAYMRRT
- a CDS encoding ATP-binding cassette domain-containing protein — its product is MVHVKNKILTPDHDDWAVEARGLVKTFGDNRAVDGVNLNVKAGTIYGVLGPNGAGKTTVIRMLATLLRPDAGSARIFGHDVVKESQIVRQLIGMTGQYASVDESLSATENLIIFSRLLGLGRAESRQKATELLEEFGLTEAAKRPLRNFSGGMRRRLDLAASLIAQPPLIFLDEPTTGLDPRTRSQMWVTIRRLVNTGSTVLLTTQYLEEADQLADRIAVIDRGQVVAEGTADDLKASVGTTSLYLKVQNLKDIELARQRVEHVLQIQSVVSYETGKITAPMANADIVTDLLIALREEGILLAEMSVQKPTLDEVFLTITGHAATDDALPASQASNIKEAARV
- a CDS encoding peptidase domain-containing ABC transporter — encoded protein: MYFSSRYVLQGDMSAGELVAFTVFLSTVTQSISYIIHMLDDLMEARISMERLDDVFQSRLEQSEQSQLRTLVNVKGHVSFENVTFRYEVDGKNILQNVNLEIKAGQTVALVGRSGSGKSTIANLLLNLYSPSSGTIRVDGHELRTIDAISLCQKIGVVQQDTVIFRGTILENIALGQQDVAFSEVEASAMLAGAHDFINELPLRYDTLIGESGIRLSGGQAQRIAIARALLGNPPLLVFDEATSALDTESEQKIQNNMDLMNKNRTTLIIAHRLSTVKHADRIIVLDQGVVVESGTHEELLQAKGLYYYLVSQQL
- a CDS encoding cyclic nucleotide-binding domain-containing protein — protein: MLRSLLDKITICEYSAGVSVVTEGEPGDAFYILRSGQVKVVSESHGVLLNKLQAGDFFGELALLKGEPRKATVRTVENATLFRLSKEDFDHLISDYPKIKEAILRIASNYSDSNLLDQKSEDFSEPPMEPSESTSMVKSAIEGRIKSKPAKPWRKFPFILQQSEMDCGPTCLSMICKYYGVSVPINHIKSNMQIRNLTPRLDGKCTISWI
- a CDS encoding metalloregulator ArsR/SmtB family transcription factor, with product MPVAESGHDVFQAIADPTRRSLLKLLANKEMSIASITECYPISRTAVNKHLQVLFDAQLVSSQKVGRETRYKLQPEPLLELQDWLTFFEQYWANKLSALKEYVEADLDEK